One Cyanobacteriota bacterium DNA segment encodes these proteins:
- the rpsJ gene encoding 30S ribosomal protein S10 — translation MATIQQQKIRIRLKAFDRALLDTSCEKIVDTANRTNATAIGPIPLPTRRRVYCVLRSPHVDKDSREHFESRTHHRLIDIYQPSSKTIDALMKLDLPAGVDIEVKL, via the coding sequence ATGGCTACGATTCAGCAGCAAAAGATTCGGATTCGCTTGAAGGCTTTCGATCGAGCCTTATTGGATACATCTTGTGAAAAGATTGTGGATACCGCCAACCGCACTAACGCCACTGCCATTGGCCCTATTCCCCTTCCTACTCGGCGCAGAGTCTATTGTGTACTGCGCTCGCCCCATGTGGACAAGGACTCTCGTGAGCATTTTGAAAGTCGTACCCATCATCGTTTAATTGATATTTATCAGCCATCGTCCAAAACCATCGATGCTCTGATGAAGCTCGATCTGCCCGCAGGTGTTGATATTGAGGTTAAACTCTAA
- a CDS encoding ABC transporter ATP-binding protein, with amino-acid sequence MATPLLTIHDLCVSYGGIQALQTINLVVNLGEVVTLIGANGAGKSTVLRSISQVVKPVSGSIQYDGVELTRYRPDQVVAMGIAHCPEGRRILAKQTVLDNLILGAYCHYSSNPFVLDKRIQADIEQQWQRFPRLAERRHQLAGTLSGGEQQMLAIARALMSRPKLLLLDEPSLGLAPAIIKEIFVTIQALRDSGVTLLLVEQNAQLALQIADHGYVLEAGSLTLEGTGANLLTNDRVKQAYLG; translated from the coding sequence ATGGCTACTCCCTTGCTAACGATTCATGACCTCTGTGTTAGCTATGGCGGCATTCAAGCCTTGCAAACCATTAACCTTGTGGTCAATCTTGGTGAGGTAGTAACCCTGATTGGTGCTAACGGGGCGGGCAAGAGTACGGTTTTGCGATCGATTTCCCAAGTTGTTAAGCCAGTCAGTGGCAGTATCCAGTACGACGGCGTGGAATTAACCCGCTATCGGCCTGACCAAGTTGTAGCTATGGGGATTGCTCACTGTCCTGAGGGGCGACGCATCCTCGCCAAGCAGACTGTTCTTGACAATTTAATCCTGGGTGCCTACTGCCACTATAGCTCGAACCCATTTGTGCTTGACAAACGCATTCAAGCTGATATTGAGCAGCAATGGCAACGGTTTCCTAGGCTTGCTGAACGCCGTCACCAGCTAGCAGGCACCCTCAGCGGCGGAGAGCAGCAGATGTTGGCCATTGCCCGGGCACTGATGAGTCGCCCTAAGTTATTGCTGTTGGACGAACCTAGCTTGGGATTGGCACCTGCAATCATCAAAGAGATTTTTGTTACGATACAAGCCTTGCGCGACAGTGGTGTAACCCTCTTGCTGGTGGAGCAAAACGCTCAGTTGGCGCTACAGATCGCCGATCATGGCTATGTGTTGGAGGCCGGTAGTCTAACCCTGGAAGGAACTGGTGCCAATTTGCTCACGAACGATCGTGTTAAACAAGCTTATCTAGGCTAG
- a CDS encoding CHAT domain-containing protein — translation MLSYVLVPASCWLVACPALAQPVIPASDGTGTIVTSNDNQFTITGGAQVGANLFHSFQQFGLDANQTATFLATPDLHNILSRVVGGYPSVINGLLQVTGGNPNLYLMNPAGIIFGPNASLDVPASFTATTATSIGFGEWRHGGMGAWFPAYGTTNYSTLLGNPTSFLVSSPAYPFTPSSIVNAGNLAVASGQSLSLVGGLVMNTGTLSAPGGTVSVLSVPNSSLVRISQPGSLLSLEIDPTQIGSGVVSTSLVSLPELLTSSGFSSQATGLTVNADGTVRLTASNTIVPQQAGTTIISGAINVSQSPPLGSLLSSGQGGTVQVSGNQVGLLSATINASGEHSGGTVLVGGGFQGNGQVPNALYSYGDTKTTIHADALNTGSGGNVVIWADNTTSFFGTITARGGSIAGDGGFVEVSGKRSLTFAGQVDTQATNGQAGTLLLDPTDINIVNGCFPAGNAADGLWAITEDVGTQSIGTEYIAAILLTTDLILEASNNITWDVGVFLDYDGIPARTLTLRANNTITFSGTIQDGNLVTPNQLNVTFNADRDGNGAGAIVLNGGNISTNGGNILLSGGTDPTTGFAAGEAITPSATSGILLTNGARLNSRSGSITLRGTSPLSGIGTSGIDIQGASTQISTGAGTITLVGSNTNPNSTAPAIVLGFGSQLSSGTGSISLVGTSAAQSNGIEIQGTASSASGTITLVGANDNSSGRTGILVSGTVRADNISLRGTTAGEGVFARGVEIGVAGQVAFSELGGQITISGNTNSTSSDSAAILMLGTIDASDGNVTFLAKSNPGVRGISMTSDNPQITARSINAISTQDIVITALDLTTSGGDITLTSTDGNVTTGNIATQGGALTIQANTSITTEAIDTSSTGGRGGNVTLDPSGDIQVTYINAQGGLRSAGGTIEITTNRFFRATGSFTDQNSTIASISTAGGGSGGSITIRHAGGSTTPFVVGQSSSNGTVAAITSGATNTIASGTFPQTYTQGNISLITTGLLPPETISLSTTEDNSPNQYETTKQPVVENDVQFPIFESAPQALQRLQRSTGKTPAIIYVSFLPSLATSASGSSNTSATDANLPAAEDKFRADFSFLEADRSKPQTPAAMDATPQPKSLPADTAVGVNWLFNQQTLPSLQSLRSLSTAQTPPTSTNDLLELVMVTPTGKPVRIRSSVNRGQVNEMVLLLRGSITDSSSDDYLAPAQQLYQWLVAPLKDELQRRKIDTLVFSMDEGLRTLPIAALHDGKNYLIQDYSLALTPSFNLTDTRYQDIKRLQVLGMGASTFREFNPLPAVPIELQVVETFWRGRTFLNQGFTRANLIAERNNIPFGIVHLATHAQFSADEAFIQFWDTRLQTNQMRQLGLNNPPVELLILSACRTAIGDRNTELGFAGLAVQAGVKSVLASLWYVSDEGTMTLMSEFYRELAHPEVTIKAEALRRAQLAMISGKGRPEDGKLVSNRGIVELPPDLAQRMATTDLSHPYYWAGFTMVGSPW, via the coding sequence ATGCTTAGCTATGTGCTGGTGCCAGCTTCTTGTTGGCTGGTAGCTTGTCCTGCCCTAGCCCAACCTGTAATCCCTGCTAGCGATGGCACTGGAACGATCGTTACCTCCAACGATAATCAATTCACTATTACTGGTGGTGCCCAAGTTGGAGCCAACCTCTTCCATAGTTTCCAGCAATTTGGCCTCGATGCCAATCAAACCGCTACGTTTCTAGCAACTCCCGACCTGCATAACATCCTCAGTCGTGTTGTTGGTGGTTATCCTTCAGTCATCAACGGCCTACTCCAGGTCACTGGTGGCAACCCTAACCTTTACCTCATGAATCCAGCGGGGATCATCTTTGGCCCCAATGCTAGCCTTGATGTGCCCGCTAGTTTTACCGCCACCACAGCTACTAGTATTGGGTTCGGGGAGTGGAGGCATGGAGGCATGGGAGCATGGTTTCCTGCCTATGGAACAACCAACTACAGCACCTTACTTGGCAATCCCACTAGTTTTCTCGTTTCCTCGCCCGCTTATCCCTTTACGCCATCATCCATAGTAAATGCGGGCAATCTGGCCGTTGCTTCTGGACAATCCCTTAGTTTAGTCGGGGGCCTGGTCATGAATACAGGCACCCTCTCTGCCCCTGGTGGCACTGTTTCTGTCCTGTCAGTTCCTAACTCGTCCCTAGTGAGAATTTCTCAACCTGGCAGTCTGCTGAGCTTAGAGATTGACCCTACACAGATTGGCAGTGGAGTTGTGTCAACATCCCTAGTATCATTGCCTGAATTGCTCACTAGCAGCGGGTTTTCTTCCCAAGCAACAGGGCTGACAGTAAATGCTGATGGCACAGTGCGATTGACGGCGAGCAATACTATCGTTCCTCAACAGGCTGGGACAACCATCATCTCTGGCGCAATCAACGTCTCGCAATCCCCACCCCTAGGCTCCCTCTTGTCGTCGGGACAAGGAGGAACTGTACAGGTATCAGGCAATCAAGTCGGACTATTATCTGCTACCATCAACGCTTCTGGTGAGCATAGCGGTGGCACAGTTTTGGTAGGCGGAGGATTTCAGGGCAATGGACAAGTGCCGAACGCACTCTACAGCTATGGGGATACCAAGACCACGATCCATGCTGATGCCCTGAACACTGGGTCTGGTGGGAATGTTGTGATTTGGGCAGATAACACTACTAGCTTTTTCGGGACAATCACGGCTAGGGGTGGGTCAATAGCTGGAGATGGCGGGTTCGTGGAAGTATCAGGGAAAAGGAGCCTGACCTTTGCGGGACAGGTGGACACCCAAGCGACCAATGGTCAAGCGGGTACTTTGCTCCTTGACCCCACTGATATCAATATTGTGAATGGTTGCTTTCCGGCTGGTAATGCAGCCGATGGATTGTGGGCAATCACTGAAGACGTGGGCACCCAGAGTATCGGTACAGAGTACATTGCAGCTATTTTGCTGACAACTGACCTGATTTTAGAGGCTAGTAACAACATTACTTGGGATGTGGGGGTATTTCTTGACTACGATGGCATCCCAGCACGAACCTTAACCCTACGCGCAAACAATACTATTACTTTCAGTGGCACTATCCAAGACGGCAATCTAGTGACACCGAATCAGTTGAATGTGACCTTTAATGCCGATCGTGATGGGAATGGCGCTGGGGCAATCGTTCTCAACGGCGGCAATATCAGCACTAATGGCGGCAACATTCTGCTTAGCGGTGGTACTGACCCTACCACAGGCTTTGCTGCTGGTGAGGCAATAACTCCAAGTGCAACCAGCGGTATCTTGCTGACTAATGGAGCAAGACTCAATAGTAGGAGTGGCTCTATCACTCTACGGGGAACCAGCCCCCTGAGCGGAATTGGCACCAGCGGTATTGACATTCAAGGTGCGTCCACGCAGATTTCTACAGGGGCGGGAACTATTACTCTGGTTGGCAGCAATACTAACCCCAACAGCACAGCACCTGCCATTGTTCTGGGTTTTGGTAGCCAACTATCATCTGGTACGGGGTCTATTTCTCTAGTGGGTACTAGTGCTGCCCAAAGCAATGGAATTGAGATTCAGGGTACGGCTAGTAGTGCCAGCGGTACGATCACATTAGTGGGGGCTAACGACAACAGCAGTGGTCGTACAGGTATTTTAGTCAGTGGCACCGTGAGAGCCGACAATATTAGCTTGAGAGGCACTACGGCTGGCGAGGGAGTCTTTGCTAGGGGCGTGGAAATTGGCGTTGCAGGGCAGGTGGCTTTTAGTGAATTGGGAGGCCAGATTACTATCAGTGGTAACACTAACAGTACTAGTAGTGACAGTGCAGCCATCTTGATGCTAGGTACTATTGATGCTTCCGATGGGAATGTAACATTCTTAGCGAAATCAAACCCAGGGGTACGGGGAATCAGCATGACTAGCGATAATCCGCAGATTACCGCTCGCAGCATTAATGCCATTAGTACTCAAGATATTGTCATTACGGCTTTGGATTTAACTACATCGGGAGGGGATATAACCCTTACCAGCACTGATGGCAATGTCACTACAGGAAATATTGCCACTCAAGGGGGAGCGCTGACAATTCAGGCAAATACCAGTATTACGACGGAGGCGATCGACACCAGTAGTACAGGTGGTAGAGGGGGAAATGTCACCCTTGATCCTAGTGGTGATATTCAAGTTACCTACATTAATGCCCAGGGAGGACTGAGGAGTGCTGGAGGTACGATCGAGATCACAACGAACCGATTTTTCCGGGCAACGGGAAGCTTCACCGACCAAAATAGTACTATTGCTAGCATTTCTACGGCTGGAGGAGGCAGTGGCGGCTCGATTACCATTCGTCATGCTGGCGGCAGTACGACTCCGTTTGTTGTAGGGCAAAGCAGTAGTAACGGCACTGTGGCTGCAATTACATCGGGCGCTACCAACACGATCGCTTCTGGCACATTTCCTCAGACCTATACCCAGGGCAATATCAGCCTGATTACCACTGGTTTACTACCCCCTGAAACCATCAGTCTCTCAACAACTGAAGACAATAGTCCTAATCAGTATGAGACGACCAAGCAACCCGTGGTTGAAAACGACGTCCAGTTCCCAATCTTTGAATCAGCTCCTCAAGCTCTACAGCGCCTTCAGCGATCCACGGGCAAAACGCCCGCTATCATTTACGTGAGCTTCTTGCCTAGTCTAGCCACTTCAGCATCTGGTTCTTCTAATACCTCAGCTACAGACGCTAACTTACCCGCAGCGGAAGACAAGTTTCGAGCTGACTTCAGTTTTCTGGAGGCAGATAGGTCCAAGCCTCAGACACCTGCTGCCATGGATGCTACTCCTCAGCCCAAGTCCCTGCCTGCTGATACAGCGGTTGGTGTTAACTGGCTATTTAACCAGCAGACGTTGCCATCACTACAATCACTACGATCGCTTTCCACAGCCCAAACCCCCCCAACCAGCACTAATGATCTCTTAGAGCTTGTCATGGTTACCCCTACAGGCAAACCTGTTCGTATCCGGAGTTCTGTTAACCGTGGTCAAGTCAACGAGATGGTCTTACTCCTGCGAGGTAGCATTACGGATAGCAGTAGCGATGACTACTTAGCTCCTGCACAACAGCTCTACCAATGGCTAGTTGCACCGTTAAAAGATGAACTCCAACGGCGGAAGATTGACACCTTGGTGTTTTCCATGGATGAGGGACTGCGGACACTGCCAATTGCTGCCTTACATGACGGCAAAAATTACTTGATTCAGGACTATAGTCTAGCTCTAACACCAAGCTTTAACCTTACTGATACTCGGTACCAAGACATCAAGCGCTTGCAGGTTCTAGGGATGGGAGCCTCTACATTCCGAGAGTTCAATCCCCTACCTGCGGTACCAATCGAACTTCAAGTAGTAGAAACTTTCTGGCGAGGACGTACCTTTCTCAATCAGGGATTTACCCGCGCTAACCTGATAGCAGAGCGCAATAATATCCCTTTCGGCATTGTTCACCTAGCAACCCATGCTCAGTTTAGTGCCGATGAGGCGTTTATTCAGTTTTGGGATACACGCCTGCAAACTAACCAAATGCGGCAGCTAGGCTTGAATAATCCGCCTGTGGAATTATTGATCTTGAGTGCTTGCCGTACTGCGATCGGTGACCGGAATACTGAGCTAGGCTTTGCAGGGCTAGCAGTACAAGCAGGCGTAAAATCCGTGCTAGCAAGCTTATGGTACGTCAGCGACGAAGGAACTATGACGCTGATGAGTGAGTTTTATCGAGAATTAGCCCATCCAGAGGTAACCATCAAGGCAGAAGCACTGCGGCGAGCACAATTAGCCATGATCTCAGGCAAGGGCCGCCCAGAGGATGGCAAGTTAGTGAGTAATCGAGGCATTGTTGAATTACCACCAGATCTCGCTCAACGCATGGCCACCACTGACTTATCGCATCCCTACTACTGGGCAGGCTTTACTATGGTTGGTAGCCCTTGGTGA
- a CDS encoding LON peptidase substrate-binding domain-containing protein, with amino-acid sequence MAMISSSIAVRELPLFPLPDLVLFPGRPLPLHIFEYRYRIMMNTILESDRRFGVLMWDSATERVASIGCCAEIIQHHRLSDGRMKMLTLGQQRFRVLEYVREKPYYVGLVQWIEDEPPETDLREKAVEVKKLLEDVVHLSAKLTDEDIELPDGIPDLPLELSYWIASNLYRAPSEQQALLEMQSTQERLEREADILMTTRNNLAARSALKDAFSDNTETR; translated from the coding sequence ATGGCAATGATATCTTCTTCAATAGCTGTTCGTGAGCTGCCTTTGTTTCCATTGCCAGACCTAGTGTTATTCCCAGGTAGGCCGTTGCCGCTACACATTTTTGAGTATCGCTACCGGATTATGATGAATACAATCTTGGAGAGCGATCGACGTTTCGGAGTCCTAATGTGGGATTCAGCCACTGAACGTGTAGCTTCGATTGGATGTTGTGCAGAAATTATTCAACATCATCGTCTCAGTGATGGCAGGATGAAGATGCTGACCCTGGGTCAACAGCGGTTCCGGGTACTAGAGTACGTCCGAGAAAAGCCCTATTATGTCGGTCTTGTGCAGTGGATCGAAGATGAGCCACCAGAGACTGATTTACGGGAAAAGGCTGTTGAAGTTAAGAAACTGCTTGAGGATGTCGTACACTTGTCAGCCAAATTAACTGATGAGGATATTGAACTGCCCGATGGCATTCCAGATTTACCCTTGGAGTTGTCCTATTGGATTGCTAGCAATCTTTATCGTGCTCCTAGTGAGCAGCAAGCACTGCTAGAAATGCAGAGTACGCAAGAGCGTTTAGAGCGAGAGGCAGATATATTAATGACAACTCGGAATAACCTAGCGGCACGATCGGCACTGAAAGATGCGTTTTCGGATAACACAGAGACACGTTAG
- the fusA gene encoding elongation factor G — protein sequence EVERSMRVLDGVITVLCSVGGVQPQTETVWRQADRYKVPRIIFVNKMDRSGANFFKVYNQVRDRLRANAVPIQVPIGSEDAFKGIVDLVRMRAYVYTNDLGTDIQETAIPDDVMAEAEEYRTKLVEAVSETDEALLEKYFAEEPLTEDEIRTALRKATIAGTIVPMLCGSAFKNKGVQSLLDAVIDYLPAPIDIPAIQGTLPDGTVADRSPDDDQPFSALAFKIMSDPFGRLTFVRVYSGVLEKGTYVLNSTKGKKERISRLIVLKADERIEVDELRAGDLGAVLGLKDTFTGDTLCDEAAPIILESLFIPEPVISVAVEPKTKQDMEKLSKALQALSEEDPTFRVNVDPETNQTVIAGMGELHLDILVDRMKREFKVEANVGAPQVAYRETIRKPVRAEGKFVRQSGGKGQYGHVVIEVEPGEPGSGFEFVSKIVGGAVPKEYIAPAESGMREACESGVLAGYPVIDLKVTLVDGSYHEVDSSEMAFKIAGSMAIKDAVLKASPVLLEPMMKVEVEVPEDFIGNVIGDLNSRRGQIEGQDTDQGIAKVIAKVPLAEMFGYATDIRSKTQGRGIFSMEFKDYDEVPRNVAEAIIAKSKGNA from the coding sequence TGAAGTCGAGCGTTCCATGCGTGTGTTGGATGGTGTAATTACTGTTCTTTGCTCTGTTGGCGGTGTGCAACCTCAGACTGAAACAGTATGGCGACAAGCAGATCGTTACAAGGTGCCTCGCATTATTTTTGTGAACAAGATGGATCGTTCTGGTGCTAACTTCTTCAAGGTTTATAACCAGGTTCGCGATCGGTTGCGCGCTAACGCTGTGCCTATTCAGGTTCCTATTGGTAGTGAAGATGCCTTCAAGGGAATTGTTGATCTGGTGCGGATGCGTGCCTATGTATACACCAATGACCTAGGGACAGACATTCAGGAGACAGCGATTCCTGATGATGTGATGGCAGAGGCTGAAGAGTATCGCACTAAGCTAGTGGAAGCTGTGTCTGAAACAGACGAAGCCCTCCTAGAAAAATACTTCGCTGAAGAGCCATTGACCGAGGATGAAATTCGCACTGCTCTGCGTAAGGCAACGATCGCAGGCACGATTGTTCCCATGTTATGCGGTTCTGCTTTTAAGAATAAGGGTGTCCAGAGTCTTCTGGATGCTGTCATCGACTACCTACCTGCGCCGATCGATATTCCCGCTATTCAGGGAACTTTACCCGATGGAACTGTCGCTGATCGCTCCCCCGATGATGATCAACCCTTCTCGGCGTTGGCCTTCAAGATCATGTCTGATCCATTTGGTCGTCTAACATTTGTGCGTGTCTATTCCGGTGTCTTGGAAAAGGGTACCTACGTCCTAAACTCTACCAAGGGTAAGAAAGAGCGTATTTCTAGGCTTATTGTTTTGAAAGCTGATGAGCGGATTGAAGTTGATGAGCTACGCGCAGGTGACCTTGGCGCGGTTCTGGGATTGAAAGATACCTTCACAGGAGACACGCTCTGTGATGAAGCGGCTCCGATTATCCTAGAGTCTCTATTTATTCCAGAGCCAGTTATTTCCGTCGCGGTTGAACCAAAAACCAAGCAGGATATGGAAAAGCTTTCCAAAGCCCTCCAAGCCCTGTCTGAGGAGGATCCTACCTTCCGGGTTAATGTAGATCCTGAAACTAATCAGACTGTGATCGCGGGTATGGGCGAACTGCATTTGGACATCCTGGTCGATCGCATGAAACGGGAATTCAAGGTCGAAGCTAACGTTGGTGCACCTCAGGTTGCTTATCGCGAAACTATTCGTAAACCTGTTCGTGCTGAGGGTAAATTCGTCCGCCAGAGCGGTGGTAAGGGCCAGTATGGTCATGTTGTTATCGAAGTAGAACCAGGCGAACCTGGAAGCGGCTTTGAGTTTGTCTCCAAGATTGTTGGTGGTGCCGTTCCCAAGGAATACATTGCTCCGGCTGAGAGTGGTATGCGGGAAGCTTGTGAATCAGGGGTTCTAGCTGGCTATCCAGTAATCGACCTTAAGGTTACTCTCGTTGATGGTTCGTACCACGAAGTTGACTCTTCAGAAATGGCCTTCAAGATTGCTGGTTCCATGGCAATCAAAGATGCCGTTTTGAAGGCTTCACCCGTTCTACTGGAGCCTATGATGAAAGTTGAAGTTGAAGTCCCTGAGGATTTCATCGGTAACGTGATTGGTGACTTGAACTCTCGCCGAGGTCAAATTGAGGGACAGGACACCGATCAGGGAATCGCCAAGGTTATTGCAAAAGTGCCATTGGCGGAGATGTTCGGCTATGCTACTGATATCCGGTCTAAGACCCAGGGTCGGGGCATATTTTCGATGGAGTTCAAAGACTACGACGAGGTGCCTCGCAACGTAGCAGAAGCCATCATTGCTAAAAGTAAAGGGAACGCATAA
- the tuf gene encoding elongation factor Tu, translating to MARAKFERNKPHINIGTIGHVDHGKTTLTAAITMTLAALGQAQAKKYDEIDAAPEEKARGITINTAHVEYETEKRHYAHVDCPGHADYVKNMITGAAQMDGAILVVAATDGPMPQTKEHILLARQVGVPSMVVFLNKVDQMDDEELLELVELELRELLSSYDFPGDEIPIIKGSGLMALEAMMANPKTQRGENEWVDKIYELMDAVDSYIPTPERDIDKPFLMAVEDVFSITGRGTVATGRIERGKVKIGDEVEMVGIRDTAKTTVTGIEMFKKSLDEGIAGDNAGLLLRGLKKEDIERGMVLAKPGSITPHTEFEGEVYVLTDKEGGRKTPFFAGYRPQFYVRTTDVTGTIKAFTADDGSAAEMVMPGDRVKMTVELISPIAIEQGMRFAIREGGRTIGAGVVSKILK from the coding sequence ATGGCACGCGCAAAGTTTGAACGTAACAAACCCCACATCAACATTGGAACCATTGGTCACGTTGACCACGGTAAAACCACGCTGACTGCAGCTATCACCATGACCTTGGCAGCACTTGGTCAGGCACAGGCCAAGAAGTATGACGAGATTGATGCAGCTCCCGAAGAGAAAGCGCGGGGTATCACCATCAACACTGCTCACGTGGAGTATGAGACGGAGAAGCGTCACTATGCCCATGTGGACTGCCCTGGTCACGCTGACTATGTGAAAAACATGATCACTGGTGCAGCTCAAATGGACGGAGCCATTCTGGTAGTTGCTGCAACAGATGGACCTATGCCACAGACGAAGGAGCATATCCTCTTGGCTCGTCAGGTAGGCGTTCCTAGTATGGTTGTTTTCCTGAATAAGGTTGACCAGATGGATGATGAGGAACTGCTGGAGCTAGTGGAACTTGAGCTGCGTGAGTTGTTATCATCCTATGACTTCCCTGGTGATGAAATTCCTATCATCAAAGGGTCAGGTTTGATGGCTCTGGAAGCAATGATGGCGAATCCTAAGACTCAACGTGGTGAAAACGAATGGGTGGATAAAATCTATGAGCTGATGGATGCCGTAGATTCTTACATCCCGACTCCTGAACGTGACATCGATAAGCCATTTTTGATGGCAGTTGAGGATGTATTCTCAATTACTGGTCGTGGCACCGTAGCAACTGGTCGAATTGAACGGGGCAAGGTCAAGATTGGTGATGAAGTTGAAATGGTTGGCATTCGCGATACTGCGAAGACGACTGTGACTGGAATTGAAATGTTCAAGAAGTCTCTGGATGAGGGCATAGCTGGCGATAACGCTGGTTTGCTACTGCGTGGCTTGAAGAAGGAGGACATTGAGCGAGGTATGGTTCTGGCAAAGCCCGGCTCAATTACTCCTCATACTGAGTTCGAGGGCGAGGTCTATGTTCTGACTGATAAGGAGGGTGGTCGGAAAACTCCGTTCTTTGCTGGTTATCGTCCTCAGTTTTATGTACGGACAACTGATGTAACAGGCACCATTAAGGCGTTTACTGCCGACGACGGTAGCGCAGCAGAGATGGTTATGCCTGGTGACCGGGTTAAGATGACTGTTGAGCTGATCAGCCCGATCGCCATCGAACAAGGAATGCGGTTTGCAATTCGCGAAGGCGGCCGGACGATCGGAGCTGGTGTTGTCAGTAAAATCCTGAAGTAA